In Drosophila santomea strain STO CAGO 1482 chromosome 2L, Prin_Dsan_1.1, whole genome shotgun sequence, a single window of DNA contains:
- the LOC120447089 gene encoding phospholipase ABHD3 isoform X2, with protein MFYSMYAYLSNLPRLHVLGMAVVAYVVYYLIQVVKRPIIACSDGPFKQYLIRKVPTLENKYWPTFWCVESRAQTVLASLLRSKSLPRVNYRREILSLKDGGEVALDWMEEGCASSAPCILILPGLTGESQAEYIKCLVFAAQQAGMRVVVFNNRGLGGIELKTPRLYCAANCEDLCEVVQHVRRTLPEKCKLGATGISMGGLILGNYLARKSDEARSFLSAAKIISVPWDVHKGSASIEKPVINSLLGRHLAGSLCRTLRNHLDIYRDIYQDSDIDIQRILRCKTIKEFDELFTAKQFGYAHVNDYYSDATLHNKLDHISVPLLCLSAADDPFQPLDAIPIKAANQCTHVAIVITARGGHIGFLEGWWPSTKDQYMGRLFTEYFTKALFDEDGEFQHTANKMHERFLAKQTVALASSSPVLFAKKIDTDQLDHKVKLM; from the exons ATGTTCTACTCGATGTACGCCTACCTGTCCAACCTGCCGCGCCTCCATGTTTTGGGCATGGCGGTGGTGGCATACGTCGTCTATTACCTTATCCAGGTGGTCAAG CGACCGATAATCGCCTGTTCGGATGGGCCGTTTAAGCAGTATCTGATCCGCAAGGTGCCGACACTGGAGAACAAGTACTGGCCCACTTTTTGGTGTGTGGAGAGTCGTGCCCAGACCGTCCTTGCGAGCCTGCTGCGCTCCAAGAGTCTGCCGCGCGTCAACTACCGGCGCGAGATTCTCTCGCTGAAAGATGGTGGGGAGGTGGCCCTGGACTGGATGGAGGAGGGCTGCGCCTCGAGTGCTCCATGCATCCTCATCTTACCAGGTCTGACCGGCGAGTCGCAGGCGGAGTACATCAAGTGCCTGGTCTTTGCCGCCCAGCAGGCTGGAATGCGGGTGGTGGTGTTTAATAACCGCGGACTCGGCGGCATAGAACTGAAGACACCGCGTCTTTACTGCGCCGCCAACTGCGAGGATCTGTGCGAGGTAGTCCAGCATGTGCGGCGCACTTTGCCCGAAAAATGCAAGCTGGGGGCCACTGGGATCTCTATGGGAGGCTTGATTCTGGGCAATTATCTAGCCCGAAAGAGCGACGAAGCCAGGAGCTTCCTTTCGGCTGCAAAGATAATATCTGTGCCGTGGGATGTCCACAAGGGCAGCGCCAGCATCGAAAAGCCAGTGATCAACAGCTTGCTGGGACGCCACTTGGCTGGAAGTCTGTGCCGCACCTTACGCAATCACCTGGACATCTATAGAGATATTTACCAGGACTCTGACATTGATATTCAGCGCATTTTGCGCTGTAAGACCATCAAAGAGTTCGACGAGCTTTTCACGGCTAAGCAGTTCGGATATGCCCATGTGAATGACTACTACTCGGATGCCACGTTGCACAACAAACTCGATCACATTTCGGTGCCATTACTCTGCTTGAGTGCCGCTGATGATCCGTTCCAGCCACTGGATGCCATTCCCATTAAGGCGGCCAACCAGTGCACCCATGTGGCAATCGTGATTACGGCTCGTGGCGGACACATCGGCTTCCTCGAGGGCTGGTGGCCGTCCACCAAAGATCAGTACATGGGCCGCCTGTTCACGGAGTACTTTACCAAGGCTTTGTTCGACGAGGATGGCGAGTTCCAGCACACGGCCAACAAGATGCACGAGCGATTCTTGGCCAAGCAGACGGTGGCTCTGGCCTCCTCGTCACCGGTGCTGTTCGCCAAGAAGATAGACACCGATCAGTTGGACCACAAGGTCAAGCTGATGTGA